CATCCCGCCTGTGCTCCGTACCAGCCTTGCCTCCTCTGTTACGCCTCCCGCGGAGCCGCCGCTGCGTGCCCTCTCCACGGCCAATCCTGCCGTCGACTCGGTGCCGCCTCCGAAGGCCCCCTTCTTCAACAGCCTTTTAGATTCCAGTTCAGGAATCCATCGTCAGAACGGGGCTCCAGTAGGGTGAAGACGAGCCGCCCCAGCGGCTGCTCCATCGGTACCACCAGTGTCCCTGCCGGGACCTCTCGATCCACTCGTTGGTAGGCGCCCCACACGGTCCGCTCTTGGTGCCCCTGGAAGGACTGCTCGGCGACCCGTGTGGAGTCGATATCGAACTCCTCTACATGGATCCGGATTGGGCGTTCCAGAGCCCAATAACGGACGCCGTGCCCAGCGAGTTGCTCCACTACCTTGTCCAATGTGGCGGGGACGAGATAGGCACGGGGAGCCTTCTCCATCTCCGCGGCCTCGAAATGGATGAACTGTGGCATTCTCTCGGGATGGCGCACCTCCAGTCGGCGCAACATCGGCTCACCACTGTAGGGATTCCGCTCCTCCCGCACCTCGCCCATCAGGATCTCCACAGGACCGGTCCGCTGGACCCGTGCGCGCACCGGGAGCGAATCCCCCACCACTGAGGCACGATCCACCTCCTCGGTGATCCGCCGGACCTGCGAAGCGTGCGCATAGGTCCAGCGAAGTACCTCCTCTACGAACCGCCGGGTAACCTCAATCCGCTCCTTGAACGGGAGGTAAGCATACGCCTCACTCAGGATGGCGAAGCGGTTACGCAGCCCGAGATAGTTGTTGTTGAAGCGGGGGCGATGGTCGAAGGTGTACCACCCTCGCTCCGCCCCCCTTGCCGCTGCCCAGGGCGATTCTGCAGAGGGAACGTTCCCGTAGTGGTAGATGTCCCATCCCTCCTTCTCGTGGATCCGGCGAGTTATTTCCGGGAGCCACTCACTCCGCAGCAGTTCCGTGATGGCTGGGTGGGTGCCGGGATGGAGCGGAGGGGCATACGTGAGATGATACGCGTGATACGTCCCGTTGGTGGCGTGGAGATCTAGTCCCACATGCGGGTCATAGCGGCTCATCATCCCTGCCAGCGAGCGCGCCTCCGGCGAGTCTAGCTTCGTGTGGTCGCGGTTCAGGTCCAGCCCCTGCGCGTTGGGGCGCTGCCCCATCCCCCCCACGGGCCCGTGCTGGCGCGGCCGGTTGACCAGGTTGACGCGCTCGTTCCCGTCCGCGTTGTAGATGGGGGCCAGCAGGAGCACCAGCGAGTCCGCCCACTCCGCGTGCCGGCCGT
This region of Longimicrobiaceae bacterium genomic DNA includes:
- a CDS encoding M14 family metallopeptidase, with the protein product MLRLRTLALLVLLPLAAAPAVRAQQGSFTLRTRPERTDHRETSRYDEVVAFLEAAERAAPGMLHLTTFGYSFEGRPLPLAVWGRVADASPEAVLASGKTRVYVQGNIHAGEVEGKEATLQLVRDLVNGRHAEWADSLVLLLAPIYNADGNERVNLVNRPRQHGPVGGMGQRPNAQGLDLNRDHTKLDSPEARSLAGMMSRYDPHVGLDLHATNGTYHAYHLTYAPPLHPGTHPAITELLRSEWLPEITRRIHEKEGWDIYHYGNVPSAESPWAAARGAERGWYTFDHRPRFNNNYLGLRNRFAILSEAYAYLPFKERIEVTRRFVEEVLRWTYAHASQVRRITEEVDRASVVGDSLPVRARVQRTGPVEILMGEVREERNPYSGEPMLRRLEVRHPERMPQFIHFEAAEMEKAPRAYLVPATLDKVVEQLAGHGVRYWALERPIRIHVEEFDIDSTRVAEQSFQGHQERTVWGAYQRVDREVPAGTLVVPMEQPLGRLVFTLLEPRSDDGFLNWNLKGC